The Aeromicrobium yanjiei genome includes a region encoding these proteins:
- a CDS encoding SGNH/GDSL hydrolase family protein, translating into MTFSRFVALGDSFTEGVGDPDNTRPNGVRGWADRVAEVLKGDDFAYANLAIRGRKLLQIVAEQIDPAIAMQPDLVTIYAGANDVLRPRVDIDRLMQSYDHAIGRLTETGARVVMFTAYDPGDAPVFGALRGRFAIYNELVREVADRHGTTLVDFWRLGDYRDDRLWDVDRMHMSSAGHQRMAIAVLDTLGIEHDLRPLELTERPVLTGRDRRAANVEWVKAYAAPWVKRRLTGTSSGDNLSPRWPALAPVTAG; encoded by the coding sequence GTGACTTTCTCCCGCTTCGTCGCCCTCGGCGACTCGTTCACCGAGGGCGTCGGCGATCCCGACAACACTCGACCCAATGGCGTGCGCGGCTGGGCCGACCGCGTCGCCGAGGTGCTGAAGGGCGACGACTTCGCCTACGCCAACCTCGCGATCCGCGGCCGCAAGCTCCTGCAGATCGTCGCCGAGCAGATCGACCCGGCGATCGCGATGCAGCCCGATCTGGTGACGATCTACGCAGGTGCCAACGACGTGCTCCGGCCCCGGGTCGACATCGACCGGCTCATGCAGTCGTACGACCACGCGATCGGCCGGCTCACCGAGACCGGCGCGCGGGTCGTCATGTTCACGGCGTACGACCCGGGTGACGCGCCGGTCTTCGGCGCCCTGCGGGGCCGCTTCGCGATCTACAACGAGCTGGTCCGCGAGGTCGCAGACCGGCACGGGACCACGCTCGTCGACTTCTGGCGCCTCGGCGACTACCGCGACGACCGGCTCTGGGACGTCGACCGCATGCACATGTCGAGCGCGGGTCACCAACGGATGGCCATCGCGGTGCTCGACACGCTGGGGATCGAGCACGACCTGCGTCCGCTCGAGCTGACCGAGCGGCCGGTGCTCACGGGCCGGGACCGCCGCGCCGCCAACGTCGAGTGGGTCAAGGCGTACGCCGCCCCCTGGGTCAAGCGGCGCCTGACCGGCACCTCCTCGGGCGACAACTTGAGCCCCCGCTGGCCCGCGCTCGCACCGGTCACGGCCGGCTGA